From the genome of Solanum lycopersicum chromosome 7, SLM_r2.1:
AACCCTAATTTACGAATTCTACTTGTTAGTTGTGTTTGTTCATTCCAGTGCTCATATTAGCATTGCTGGTTGCCTAGCAATTTTGTCGAAAAAGTTCCATCGCCGGAATTCTCTCGATTATGATTCCTGGTCCATTTTGAATGTGCTTTTACTATTGGGTATGTTAGGAGAAACTTGttttatttataacattttggtacaaaattaaaaaaaaaaaatagtaagagATGCATTTGCATCTCCTTAAGAGCTTACTGTCACTCATATATCATCAAAATCACCAACTTTTAGTGAGCTAACTCACTAACTCAAATTGTTGTTTGCTGGTGCACCTAGCTTGCAGAAAATACAAAGAGGAGTGTTGAGCAACataaagaataaaaagagaaagatgCTTCAACtagaaaatattatcataaaggGGAGAGATTAATCCAactaatgttatttttaaagagGAAGAATAAACAAGAAATGAGAAAATTCTTATTCTTTTGGGCTGATTTGTTCAAAAGAGatgaagattttttaaaaaagagtttgGGGAAGATgatgtatttaaaaaaagaaattattaaataacaGAGAAAGAACTAACATGTGGTGTTTTTTAATTCgtttttggaagaaaaatattattcacgTGCTTCATCTCCGTGAGAACAAACATAGGGAGAAAATGGTTTATTTACAAAGGTATGTCGGGTAATAGGACACCTTCATGGTTAAagtgtgtttttaaaaattcaagacaACTTCAGATGTCatattatgtcttttctctataaGTTACTATATactattacaattatttttcattttatttgaaatttttaaatttgaagttgaacatGGAATGTGTTcgtaatttttacaaaaaatatttaattgtttcaatgtacttttcctttaaaaatgaaatataatttaaatgaaatcactttttttttaaaaaaatattaggataagattataaaaggaaaaaaatggtaaaatgaaaaaagaagaagtgaattttgaaaaagaaaacacataaaacaGTTTCTTAAAATTTGGCAGCATAATTTACTTTAGTGCTTAAACTTTACGGACGTTTAAATACTCTCGTTAATATCTTTGAAGTGATTTTTTCAATACTAATACAATATCAGTCTCACAATGACAAATGTATTATATACGCGTCATGTCCATGACGCATCAGCCCACTTGATTGCCACATTAGTGacaaactaaattttttaaattttgagtttgttttttcttcttcttatttatagaattttagaaaggtgaaaaatataaaaacaaatgagGATTAATTCAacgttataaaaataaaagatatctcaaaaataaaataatccaaaCTCTATATGTCCAAGAatagaaaaaattcaattttcaaaacacacaattaaaataaataaagaataaaaatttaaaataaataatttgagataaaaaattataattttttcatcataatcAACAACTTTTTCGATACGTAACATCTTGAAGCAACAATAAATATtgtttctttctcattttttttggttcatcaattttaagaataaacaagaataatttaaatgaaagaatGGGTGGGGGtgttaagaagaagaagaagaaagaaggtgTCGAGCAAGGGCtcgatgaagaagaagaagaagaaagaggtgAGGCAGGAGTCGGTGGTGGGAGGTTCGGAAAAGGAGAAAGAGAGTTGCGGGTGGGGGATTTGAAGAATGGGTAATAGAGAAAAAGTGGAGGATTtcaaaaaaggagaagaaagtggAGGGTTTGTCGAAGAAATGAGTGGTGCAGGTTGTGGCTGAGGGCGACGACAATGATGAGGTGTGAGGAAGAAGAAAGGGGTGGAGTTGTCGGTGGATAAAGGTGGTGGTGGAGTGCTGAGGTCTGAGGAAGAAGAAATCTTATTggttagaaagaaaaaaaagggcataactattgtttttatttttattttttttaatttgtcacATCAGCTCTTTGGGTGAATATTGATTCACTtggaatgagattaggggaataaataattattttgtaaagTTAAAATGCTATTTCCTTTGTCTCGATTTATATGacactttttatattttgagagtcaaacaatttaagtttgacCAGAAATTTGTGCATGAAATCTTTAACTTTTTCGAAATGAAATTAcatatttgtaaactacgtaaaagATAATAtgagtcacaataattgataattcaaaatgtttaaaagatctatgaaaaatttatggTCAAAAATAGACTAGTTTgccttttgaaattcaaaatgtgacaaataaaatgagacggaggtaataaaataaatttagcaGACAAGTTCAGAGTTTTCtttaagggaaaattgtatataagacaaaactaataaatcaaattaaatgatataaccatcctttgatttaattgtgccccGTAGCAAACTATTTGTCAGTCACCTCTCTCTCTCAAACTCTCACTTGCCACTCTCCTCTCTAGCTCCATGTCTCACTCGcttcctctcacttttatacaaacacaagtgtataaaatttgtttctatttgtataaaccgaaaaaatttgtatatatacatatatttccGTTCCCCTCTCTCCACTCTCCCAGATCTGGCTCTCCACTCTAACCTctatcgcttatacaaacaaaaacgaattgtataaattgtgtttctgtttgtataaagcaagagaaaattatatatacatttgcaaatatatttatcttcgtcctatacacttataattatacaataaaaatactcgtCTGCctagtttcttttgcctttctctctttctcgttttatgcaaattcaaattgtatataatgtttctctttcttgttttatacaattcgattcaattgtatattccctacccaagtctcttttgcctttctctctttctcattttatacaaattcaaattgtatataatcgttctatacacttataattatacaatttattttatacaattctctgaTCAACTCTCTTCCTCTTTCTAgtttatacaattcgcttcaactgtatatgaatagcgaatttatatatatatatatatacatatatatatatatatatatatatatatatatatatatgtttactaTGGAacataattatacaaactttgctataatatacaaatataaatttatgtttgctatatgtaaaagttatcctttttttaatatatttactcgttttaaaaattacctttttaaatgtatttactcgttttaaaaatatcatatgatcaaatgatttttcaaataaagtaaaacaaaCTCCGTAGTCAAATGGGTTCCTAGATTGAATTAGAGATGTGGAGTGTTTATTATCAAACAACTTATTAGATGTAATATAgtaaaacaaacattttttattttttgcttctgATTTGTTTCTTGGATAAATTACCTATATacacatctttatttttcataatttctattattccttatcatttaaaaatatttcaaaaatccctctttttcctttcaaatcCATTGTTCCAGACATAAAGTTATACacatttttctttctatttttactcCTTATTTCACTCCCTCAAcctctttctatttttactcACTCTATCTCTTCCTATTTTCACTCCCTCAATCTTTACttcctttatttattaattttcagatttaattctctctatttttagtaatatctcttcacaattattttcaaaacaattcAAGTTTTcgctttataatttttttctaagaatTATCGGATTTTCCTCCATTTTCACCTTCACAATATGCATAAGGGAAATGTAAAAGATATAATGTATTCATATTGTTTCCTGCAAAAAAATCAGTTTTAGGAGATCCTCTTTTGCTGTTGAAACTACattatgaaatgaaaagaaGTAGTCTCTACCAAATATATCATTTGTTCATGTATCAAGTGTTGCTATGTATCTTCTACGGTTATTCAAATTTAGAAGAATATGTTTTCGTAcacaatatcaaattatattcGTGATACATTTGTGAGAGAAGAAATCGAGGAAGGACACATGCTCGAGCTTTAAATCtattgttttacaaattttcaaaatccctcatttttgcgcattagattaatgtatcagcgcattagattaatgtatctcacgcatcagattaatgtatcatgtataaaatgtaatgtatcttacttaacgattaatgtatcagcgcttattttagttatgatacataaattcaaatttatactaaaatgtATCAAATACATAACAATTACCAAACAATAATGTATGATCTCAAACAATtactataatgtattttttaaaaaattgaaagtgtTGTATTTCTCAAATGAAATAACagacataaataataatgtatcaaacactattttttttagttatgatacgtaaattcaaatttatactagATGTATCTTACACATAACAATTATCAAACAATAATCTATCGATCTCAAACTTAAAATCTTATGGGCGAcacttatttaatgtatctagtaaaaatataatatttatcaatttaatcGAAAGGATCGTCATGATCTCAAACAAAAgaacatacataaataataatatatatcatgcactaattttttagttatgatacataaatttgaatttatactaaatgtatgTGTAACATAACAACTGccaaataataatgtattgatCTCAAACCTAAAATTTTATGGGCAACACTTTCTTATTAAGTGTACCTAGTAGAAATACAACACTTATCAATTTATATTGAAAGGATCTTCATGGTGTATCTTCTcgaaaattttgataatttttaatcaaaattgaaagaatcttcaatgaactaggagaataattttgaaattcaaaattattatcaattttgaatcaaaatggAAAGGATCTTCAATGACTGGATAAGAATTTAGAATCtcaaattttttgataatcTTGAATCAAAATCGAAAAGATATTCGATGAACATGAAGATTTACAAAAGAAATCGTTTGTACAACAACAATTCCATACAATCCTTCATAACTCATCCCGCTTTTCAAAATTTCGATATATTCTTTTATGAAACAGAGAGAATGATGAACAAGGAGAAGAAatctaattttttgatttttttgggttgttacaatacaggattttgaattcttgataataattttgaatggaATAACGTAATTTGTggaatcttaatttaattttcagtttttcccCTTAATTAGTGGAACAAATAGATACTATGAGactttaaattgattttacagcttttttttccttaataagTGCAAAAGATTGATACATAATGTATCAACAATAATGTATTCGGATCCTTAATTATGTATCTGAAATGTCTAAAAAATATGggatttatgtaattataaaaataatagggaTAAAAGGTAATTTAGATTTTACACTAtagtatttatgtaatttatacTTGTTTCTTTCTTACTTCCAAATTAGTTTTTCCGCCTGGTCCGATTTCATAACTTATTTGTTGTTGGACTTGTTTGATGAATAAATTGGTTCAAAGACCACCATTTACttacaataagaaaaaatagattagattgtcattttattatcttatttaagATCAATAGATGATATTTAGGTTTTAAAATAATCACTACATGATCAAAGCAAATAAGCTGAACCAAGTCGAGATTTGATCAAGCTTTTTAGCTAAGTTGGATTGTAATACAAGCGAATCAAGTCCTGAGATGACTCAATTCTATGCATAGCCAATTTTATCTTagttaataaaagtaaataagtGATTTTACGAGAAGACTATGAAatcacttgagaagaacgagATTTATAACAAAATGTGATGTACCTAACgcgaatttaaaaaaaaaacgtgtATCAATTCTACTTACAAGAAATTAGAGGAGTTAGTGtgataatattttgaacaattttagtcttttaaatttgtaagaaaattaaaactttttaatctccgtaaaaaattaacaatttatgttgttaagttcgatgaaaatcataataatagtaaagaattaatcataaatacaaaaaagattaattaaatcttaaaatatactgataagaaaataataaaaattaacctagaaaatgcacttcaaaaaaaaaaaaaaacaaaaactatacCTCTAAAGGAAAAAATGAGTCTCCATGAATTCtctcttctatttttataaCTCTCGTCAAATCTAACAGAtagttcaataaaaatatataagtctaaaaatttgaacttttgataaattaaattttctttaaatggtTCAATATAACACTATTTTAAACCTAGATTCAAATATAAGGGACCATTTTTGGCATAATCTGtagtttgaatatatatttaaaataaagatGATAACGCCAAAATAGACACAAATAATGAGTAAAGGAGAAACACTCGCCTCAGACATCGCTAATTCAAACTTTGTAAGAAAttcaaactctctctctctctattcttcttcatgtcaacaaaataacaaaaagttcatttttttatgtcaaactaaacagtttttttattatttttttattttttatgttcaaaTTTGTCTATGCAATGGCGATAGAACCTATGGATTTGTTTTTCATAATGTAAATCTGCTCATCTTAGCAAATAAGCAATTTTGAATGTTGAATTGTTTTAGTTTTACAATTCTGTGAATTGGGTTTTTGTATAATTGTAAGATTACGTTATTCTTGTAGTTTTTGCGATGTCGAAAATTGGTGGAAATGAAAAATTGTTGGATGATATTGAAGCTCTAAATAAAGCTTTGTGTTCGGATAATAAAGGTGGACGGAGGAGTTTGATGTTAGGAGCTAGTAATCGTTCAACGTCTGTAGGAAAAACCCATCAGAAATCGAAGAATAGAGATGATTTATCTGGGAAGGAGAATAAGAAATCCATTTGGAGTTGGAAAGGCCTAAAATCTCTAGCTGTTAggaacaaaaaatttaattgttgtttttctgTTCAAGTACATTCTATTGAAGGGTTATCAACATTATTTGATGAGCTTTGCCTTGTTGTGCATTGGAAGAGGCGAGATGGTGAGTTAACGACTCGTCCTGTTGTTGTTTCTAAAGGGGTAGCTGAGTTTGAGGAACAGTTGACTCATACATGTTCTGTATCTGGTAGCAAGAATGGTCCTAATCAATCAGCAAAGTATGAGGCTAAACATTTTTTGTTGTATGCTTCTATATATGCTACCCCTGATCTTGATTTAGGAAAGCATCGCGTTGATCTTACTAGGTTGCTTCCTCTTGCATTGGATGAATTGGAGGAGAATAGCTCAGGCAAGTGGAGTACTAGTTTCAGGTTATCAGGTAAGGCTAAAGGTGCAACCATGAATGTTAGTTTCGAGTATCACATCGTTGGGAAAACTTTTACTGTGTTTCCTAGCAGTACGAGTCTTCTCGATGTGAACAACTTGAGGCGCAATAGTGAAAAGATAGCAAAAATTTTGGCACAATGTGAGCAAAGTGATGAGCTGAGTAAAACAATGAGGCGAGCGGGGAGCCTTCCTGCTCGATCTTCTGCTTCACAGTGTTCAGCTGAGAATATAAAAGACCTTCACGAGGTTTTACCAGTTCCTTCGTCTGAACTTTCCGTATCTGTAAATGTGATGTATCAGAAACTTGAGGAAGAGAAAGTGGAATATTCAGTTGATTGCAAACCGCAGATAGATGTATGCTGTGATGATGTTAAGACCCTAAAGCCCAACATAGCCTTGCTATCGGAGCCTGAGAAGGGAAATATTGAAAATGCGGACGATTTAAGTGAGGTTTCAATCAGAGATCAAGGTATAGAAGTTGCCTCAGAGGTACAggaggaaaaagaagaagaaaccaCGAAAACTGGTGATACTCCTTCGGAAGAGAATGCTGAACCTAATAGTAGTTTTGGGATGTTCAATGAAGAGGAGCCACAGCTTGCATTGTTGTCCAAGGAAGTTGACACTCAGAATAAAGATCTTTCAGCGAGTACCTGCAATTTCGAGACAGACAAATCTTCCAAAGAGTCGATCATGAAAGAATTAGAGTCTGCCTTAAAGAGGGTCTCTGACTTGGAAAACGAGGGATTTGATTCTCAAgatgatgaaaatgaagttATAAATCATGATGGAGGCTTGAACATAAAAGGAAACTTTGAGGAGCTTAGGAAGGGAAAATCCCTAAGCTTGGATTATGACGCTGAATCTGTGGCTAGTGATTTTCTGGATATGCTAGGGATAGAGCACAATCAATTTTCCCTGAGTTCTGAAAGTGAGCCTGATTCCCCAAGAGAACGACTGCTGAGGCAATTTGAGAAGGATACTTTGGCCGATGGGGGTTCCTTGTTCAACTTTGATGAGGACATTGATCACCAAGACTTCGCTTGTGATGCTTCAACTGGATCCGATTGGAGGAGCATTTATGAGGATTTCGATTATTCATGTAATGTAGAGATGCCAAAGATAGAAATCGAAGCAACAAGCAATAAAATTGGGGCGTCGATGTTGGAGGACTTGGAGACAGAGGCTTTGATGTACGAATGGGGCTTGAACGAGAGGGCATTTCAACGTTCCCCTCCTAGGAGCTCAAGCGGTTTTGGAAGCCCAATTGATATTCCTCATGAGGACCCTTCCGAATTGCCCCCTCTTGGAGAAGGCTTAGGACCCTTCATTAAGACTAAAAATGGAGGATTTTTAAGATCAGTGAACCCTTCACTTTTCAAGAATGCTAAGAGTGGGGGGAGCTTGATAATGCAGGTATCCAGTCCAGTGGTGGTTCCTGCAGAAATGGGATCTGGCATAATGGACATACTGCATCATTTAGCTTCTATTGGAATTGAAAAGCTCTCTATTCAGGCAAATAAATTGATGCCTTTAGAAGATATTACTGGCCAGACAATGCAACATATAGGATGGGAAACTGCACCAAGCCTAGATGGAACTGTGAGGTTTGAATTTCTCTTTCACTTGTATTTGAAATCACGCGCATATTTAGCACATCATATCGATTAACAAATTGTCTTATATGATTTCTACCTACTGCAGACAAGAATTTTTGCAGCATGAATTTGAGTATGGAAAAAATATGGCTGGTATTCAAAGTAATAAGGGGAAATTGCACAGACCAAAGTCCAGCAGCAAGTTGGAGTCAAATTCTGCCGGGCTTGACAAGGACTCAGAATACGTATCACTAGAGGACCTTGCTCCTTTGGCGATGGATAAAATTGAAGCCCTTTCAATTGAAGGTTTGAGAATACAGTCAGGCATGTCAGATGAGGACACACCTTCTAATGTAAGCTCAAAACCCATTGGTGAGTTTTCAGCCATCGAGGGAAAGAAGGTCAACTTTGGAGGAGCTGTAGGTCTAGAAGGAACTGGTGGATTGCAGTTACTGGACGTTAAAGACAATGATGGTGGTGGTGAGGTTGATGGACTAATGGGCTTATCTCTCACTCTTGATGAATGGATGAAGTTGGACGCCGGAGAAATTGATGAAATCAGCGAGCGGACGTCCAAACTGCTTGCAGCTCATCATGGTACCTGCACTGATTTGTTTCGTGGTAGGTCGAAGAAACGTGGCAAGGGTAAGAACTGCGGGTTGTTGGGAAACAGCTTTACAGTGGCCCTAATGGTGCAACTTCGTGATCCTTTAAGGAATTATGAGCCAGTTGGTACACCTATGCTTGCTCTTGTTCAAGTGGAGAGAGTGTTTGTAACACCTAAAGCTAAGATATACAGCACAGTTTCTCAAGTTAGAAAGAgcaatgaagatgatgatgataatgaacTCAAGTCCCCCCAAAAGGAAGCTGGTGGTGTGGATGTGAAAGAAGAACAGATTCGTGAGGATGAAGAAATCCCTCAATACAAAATCACTGGAGTACATGTTGCAGGTTTAAAGACAGAACAAGGTAAAAAGAAATTATGGGGTTCGTCAAGTCAACAGCAATCAGGATCGCGTTGGTTGCTGGCGAATGGAATGGGAAAGAAGAATAAGCATCCATTAATGAAGTCAAAGGGtataaataaatcatcaatagcAGCTGCTTCTTCTCTAGCAACTACAACAGTGCAGCCTGGTGAGACGTTATGGAGTATATCATCACGGGTGCATGGTACAGGGGCTAAATGGGAGGAATTAGCTGCATTAAATCCACACATCAGAAATCCAAATGTTATTTTCCCTAATGAAAAGATTAGATTGAGGTAGCATTGTACGTAGAACATCATTTATAGTACTTACTTTTTCTTGAAgaaatcatgatttcatatcacAATGTAAGCTAAATTATTAGGCTTACCAATGTTGAATACAGGACACAACTAGAAAAAGACCAATAACAAATTCTAATGTATTTGGCAATGACCCCTACCTTGAAAATTGAGATCCAGTGATGTATGTCTCAGAGAAAAGGCATAGTTGAAAGGAAAAATGGAAGTAATAGATTACGGTATCATAATAAGTAACTTCTTTAATGGATATTTTGTGAAGATAGAAGATATAGGAGATTCGACCATGGCAATAAAGGATTTCACATTGAACCATGGGGAGAGCAGCTTGCAGATACAGCAGTACGGGTATCGTTACAGCAAATGAAGCTACTGCAAGACCAGCACGATTATATCTTACATCGCCCATCAAGTACATAATTCAATCTTCATTGACATGTTTTATTCTGACTAATCTCTAACCACTCAACTAGCTCGCAAGCTGTAACCACGATGAGGCAAATAAATGCTCAGCAGTTCCTTCCAAATCACATCATATACTAGCGTTTGAAATCATTGAGAACACGTTTTATGATCAAACAAGGAGCACCCAAAAACTACAGCTGCAACATATGCTTCAGACGAACTGCGTTTAGTTAGCATTTGATACTGAAAGTTTATGCATCTAATATCCAATTGTTTAGAGTTGAATAAAAGGGTGTCTTGAGGGAACTAAACTAGTTAAGCACCCTGATAAACATAAGAGACTAGGACTCTGACTACACATGCCTTACTGATATTTGTAAGATGGCAGTGAGCTGAGCTCAACATGAACAATTACAAGTTGTGGAACTCAGCACATATCTGATAGGGGATGTCATGGGCGTATCCTCTTGTTGCTGCATGAAGGGCATTTGTACTGCTTTATATGCTCGGCCTTGGCAGGGGTGATCTTCACACAGTTTCCATGGAACCACCTCTCGCACATGTCACAGAAAATCCAGAATTCATCTGAAGCATAGTTCTCACCACATGCACCACACAGAGTGTCGCcatgttcatcttcttcttcctcatcAAATCCATCATCCTCATCTTTTACTTGAGGCTTTGAGTATTTACCCtgagatttaaaataaaacaatgtgGATGTCTGCTGCGCCATGCATGGAAAAAAAGCAATGAAGCATGGATCTATAACTAAGATGTCAACACATTAGAGGCATAATGATACAGGGTATATGATACTGAATTTAGTTAGAGGAATATGGCTTAGTGCATTGAAATAGACACAATGACAATGAGGTAGATGCAGTAACATCTAGTCTAGATGATGATACAACAAGATACCCAGTGACAAGTTTAAAAGAGGATACTTCAGAAGACAGTAAACTTAGCACAAGCAACTGCAAGACGGCACaagttcattttatttatttcttttgagaagAAAGGTTTATTTTTCAAAGCCGTTCGATATAATTCACTAAAGACAACCAAAATGTACAAACGTAGTGCAAAGAAAAATCAAGTGTAAAATGTTGCACAACAGCAGCACCAAAATCACAAataattttagatagagaaTCAATTTATGCAAAAAGGCCAATGATGAAGCAGCTGCAGGAGTTGAGGTAGACATAAAACATTGAATGAAGTTACATAGGAGAAATGatagattaataataataacacaacaCTAAGGCTTCATAGGAATCTCATAGTTTACCTTACACAATACCTCTTCTATCCAGCATTGACTTCACCCTAGTACCTAGGCATCTAAAAAGCCTCTTCTATCAAACTTAAGCATAAACACAATTGTAATTACTATAGTTCAAATCACTTTTAACTGACTAATAAGCCTTCCTCAAACTAGAAACGGGGTAACCATTACGTGACCTGCCCAGAAATGCATAGACGCAAGCCTGTTCTGTTTTTACACCGAACACCAAGGTAAGCAATTATACAAGAAAATGACAAATCAACAATATATCAACTTAGGAGGCCCGTTTGAACTCCTATACTATAACAGGGCAGAAAGATTAGTTTTCCACTGTAGGAGAACATTATACAAATGCTTCACTTTCCTGATTTCTACCTC
Proteins encoded in this window:
- the LOC101249939 gene encoding protein PLASTID MOVEMENT IMPAIRED 1-RELATED 1, which produces MSKIGGNEKLLDDIEALNKALCSDNKGGRRSLMLGASNRSTSVGKTHQKSKNRDDLSGKENKKSIWSWKGLKSLAVRNKKFNCCFSVQVHSIEGLSTLFDELCLVVHWKRRDGELTTRPVVVSKGVAEFEEQLTHTCSVSGSKNGPNQSAKYEAKHFLLYASIYATPDLDLGKHRVDLTRLLPLALDELEENSSGKWSTSFRLSGKAKGATMNVSFEYHIVGKTFTVFPSSTSLLDVNNLRRNSEKIAKILAQCEQSDELSKTMRRAGSLPARSSASQCSAENIKDLHEVLPVPSSELSVSVNVMYQKLEEEKVEYSVDCKPQIDVCCDDVKTLKPNIALLSEPEKGNIENADDLSEVSIRDQGIEVASEVQEEKEEETTKTGDTPSEENAEPNSSFGMFNEEEPQLALLSKEVDTQNKDLSASTCNFETDKSSKESIMKELESALKRVSDLENEGFDSQDDENEVINHDGGLNIKGNFEELRKGKSLSLDYDAESVASDFLDMLGIEHNQFSLSSESEPDSPRERLLRQFEKDTLADGGSLFNFDEDIDHQDFACDASTGSDWRSIYEDFDYSCNVEMPKIEIEATSNKIGASMLEDLETEALMYEWGLNERAFQRSPPRSSSGFGSPIDIPHEDPSELPPLGEGLGPFIKTKNGGFLRSVNPSLFKNAKSGGSLIMQVSSPVVVPAEMGSGIMDILHHLASIGIEKLSIQANKLMPLEDITGQTMQHIGWETAPSLDGTVRQEFLQHEFEYGKNMAGIQSNKGKLHRPKSSSKLESNSAGLDKDSEYVSLEDLAPLAMDKIEALSIEGLRIQSGMSDEDTPSNVSSKPIGEFSAIEGKKVNFGGAVGLEGTGGLQLLDVKDNDGGGEVDGLMGLSLTLDEWMKLDAGEIDEISERTSKLLAAHHGTCTDLFRGRSKKRGKGKNCGLLGNSFTVALMVQLRDPLRNYEPVGTPMLALVQVERVFVTPKAKIYSTVSQVRKSNEDDDDNELKSPQKEAGGVDVKEEQIREDEEIPQYKITGVHVAGLKTEQGKKKLWGSSSQQQSGSRWLLANGMGKKNKHPLMKSKGINKSSIAAASSLATTTVQPGETLWSISSRVHGTGAKWEELAALNPHIRNPNVIFPNEKIRLR